In Hemibagrus wyckioides isolate EC202008001 linkage group LG12, SWU_Hwy_1.0, whole genome shotgun sequence, the genomic stretch TCtgggcatcatcatcatcatcatcatcatcatcatcatcatcatcatcatcatcacattcaGGCTATATGCTAGATATTAGTATATGTAAAAAGTAGAGATGCTGATCTGGGaattttccttcccttcccttccatccttctttctttcttttcttctttccttccatccatccatctatccatctagcTATTTATCCCTCTTtcgtttttttgttctttctttctttctttctttctttctttctttctttctttctttctttctttctttctttctatctatctttcttgactgaatgactgactctaatatgataaataaaatgtgattaaaatgaTGAAGTGTAAATTAAAACAGTTTATCTCTGTGATGTTGCTGTAAGAGCTGCAGGAGGTCTTCACATTACTGAtgcagatttgtgtgtgtgtgtgtgtttgtctgtatgtgtgtgtgtgtctgtatgtctgtgtgtgtgtgtgtgtgtctgtatgtctgtgtgtgtgtgtgtgtgtgtgtgtgtctgtatgtctgtgtgtgtgtgtgtatgtctgtgtgtctgtatgtgtgtgtctgtatgtctgtctgtgtgtgtgtgtgtctgtatgtctgtgtgtgtgtgtgtgtgtgtgtgtgtctgtatgtctgtgtgtgtgtgtgtgtgtgtgtctgtatgtctgtgtgtgtgtgtgtgtgtgtgtgtctgtatgtctgtgtgtgtatgtctgtgtgtgtgtctgtatgtctgtgtgtgtgtgtgtgtctgtatgtctgtgtgtgtgtgtgtgtgtatgtctgtgtgtgtgtgtgtgtgtgtgtgtatgtgtgtgtgtgtgtgtgtgttttgatcaCATGACTTTACACTGCTCTGCACTCGCTGCTGTAGGTTTAAAAGCCCGGACATTGTCGATGTTCAGACTTAAACTCTGGAAGGCACCAAAAAGCGAGTCGTCTTTCTTCGCAGAGGCTTTGGTTTTCACGTGCTTCCTGTCCTGGGGTGTCTGAAACAAAGGAAACAAAGACTCTCGTTCACTCAAACATTCAtctcagcatcatcaccaccaccatcatcatcatcaccatcatcatctatcataatcaccaccaccaccatcaccaccatccatcatcatcaccatcatcatctatcataatcaccaccaccaccatcaccaccatccatcatcatcaccatcatcatcatcaccatcatcatcatctatcataatcaccaccaccaccatcatcaccaccatccatcatcatcaccatcatcatctatcataatcaccaccatccatcatcatcaccatccatcatcatcaccatccatcatcatcaccatcatcatctatcataatcaccaccaccaccatcatcaccaccatccatcatcatcaccatcatcatctatcataatcaccaccaccaccatcaccaccatccatcatcaccatcatcatctatcataatcaccaccatccatcatcatcaccatccatcatcatcaccatcatcatctatcataatcaccaccaccaccatcatcaccaccatccatcatcaccatcatcatctatcataatcaccaccaccaccatcaccaccatccatcatcatcaccatcatcatcatcaccatcatcatcatctatcataatcaccaccaccaccatcatcaccaccatccatcatcatcaccatcatcatctatcataatcaccaccatccatcatcatcaccatccatcatcaccaccatccatcatcatcaccatcatcatctatcataatcaccaccatccatcatcatcaccatcatcatcatcaccatcatcatctatcataatcatcaccaccaccatcaccaccatccatcatcatcaccatcatcatctatcataatcaccaccatccatcatcaccatcatcatctatcataatcaccaccaccaccatcaccaccatccatcatcatcaccatcatcatctatcataatcaccaccatccatcatcatcaccatccatcatcatcaccatccatcatcatcaccatcatcatctatcataatcaccaccatccatcatcatcaccatccatcatcatcaccatcatcatctatcataatcaccaccatccatcatcatcaccatccatcatcatcaccatccatcatcaccatcatcatctatcataatcaccaccatccatcatcatcaccatccatcatcatcaccatccatcatcatcaccatcatcatctatcataatcaccaccatccatcatcatcaccatccatcatcatcaccatcatcatctatcataatcaccaccatccatcatcatcaccatcatcatctatcataatcaccaccatccatcatcatcaccatccatcatcatcaccaccaccatcaccaccatccatcatcatcaccatcatcatctatcataatcaccaccatccatcatcaccatcatcatctatcataatcaccaccaccaccatcaccaccatccatcatcatcaccatcatcatctatcataatcaccaccatccatcatcatcaccatcatcaccatcatcatcatcatcatctatcataatcaccaccaccatcaccaccatccatcatcatcaccatcatcatcatctatcataatcaccaccaccaccaccatcaccaccatccatcatcatcaccatcatcatctatcataatcaccaccaccaccaccaccatccatcatcatcaccatcatcatctatcataatcaccaccatccatcatcatcaccatcatcaccatcatcatcatcatctatcataatcaccaccaccatcaccaccatccatcatcatcaccatcatcatctatcataatcaccaccaccatcaccaccatccatcatcaccatcatcatcatcatcaccatcatcatcatcatctatcataatcaccaccaccaccatccatcatcatcaccatcatcatctatcataatcaccaccaccaccaccatcaccaccatccatcatcaccatcatcatctatcataatcaccaccatccatcatcatcaccatccatcatcatcaccatcatcatctatcataatcaccaccaccaccatcatcaccaccatccatcatcatcaccatcatcatctatcataatcaccaccatccatcatcatcaccatccatcatcatcaccatccatcatcatcaccatccatcatcatcaccaccatccatcatcatcaccatcatcatctatcataatcaccaccaccaccatcatcaccaccatccatcatcatcaccatcatcatctatcataatcaccaccatccatcatcaccatcatcatcatcatctatcataatcaccaccaccatcaccaccatccatcatcatcaccatcatcatctatcataatcaccaccatccatcatcatcaccatccatcatcatcaccatccatcatcatcatcatcatctatcataatcaccaccatccatcatcatcaccatccatcatcatcaccatccatcatcaccatcatcatctatcataatcaccaccatccatcatcatcatcatcatcatcaccatcatcatcatcatctatcataatcaccaccaccatcaccaccatccatcatcatcatcatcatcatctatcaatcaccaccaccaccatcaccaccatccatcatcatcaccaccatccatcatcatcaccatcatcatcatcatctatcataatcaccaccaccatcaccaccatccatcatcatcaccatcatcatctatcataatcaccaccaccaccatcaccaccatccatcatcatcaccatcatcatcatcatcaccatcatcatcatctatcataatcaccaccaccatcaccaccatccatcatcatcatcatcatcatcaccatcatcatcatcatcatcatcatcatcatcatcatcatctatcataatcaccaccatccatcatcatcaccatcatcatcatcatcatctatcataatcaccaccatccatcatcaccatcatcatcatcaccatcatcatcatcatctatcataatcaccaccatccatcatcatcaccatcatcatcatcaccatcatcatcatcatctatcataatcaccaccaccatcaccaccatccatcatcatcatcatcatctatcataatcaccaccatccatcatcatcaccatcatcatcatcaccatcatcatcatcatcatctatcataatcaccaccaccatcaccaccatccatcatcatcaccatcatcatcatctatcataatcaccaccaccaccaccatcaccaccatccatcatcatcaccatcatcatctatcataatcaccaccaccaccatcatcaccaccatccatcatcatcaccatcatcatctatcataatcaccaccatccatcatcatcaccatcatcaccatcatcatcatcatctatcataatcaccaccaccatcaccaccatccatcatcatcaccatcatcatctatcataatcaccaccatccatcatcatcaccatcatcatcatcatcaccatcatcatcatcatcatcatctatcataatcaccaccaccatccatcatcatcaccatcatcatctatcataatcaccaccaccaccatcatcaccatccatcatcatcaccatccatcatcatcaccaccatccatcatcatcaccatccatcatcatcaccatccatcatcatcaccatccatcatcatcaccatcatcatctatcataatcaccaccaccaccatcatcaccatcatcatcaccatccatcatcatcaccatcatcatctatcataatcaccatcaccaccatcatcatcatcatcagagagTACATGCTCACCTTAGTGTAAAGGTGTGGGTTCCTGTGGGTCTGCAGAACCGTTCTCTCTGCTTTCTTCTGAGCTAATACACCCTGTCTCAGTTTCCTGTATCAATATAACacacagtcataatcacagtgtctctaatgatgatgaatataacagtcataatcacagtgtctctaatgatgatgaatataacagtcataatcacagtgtctctaatcatgatgaatataacagtcataatcacagtgtctctaatcatgatgaatataacagtcataatcacagtgtctctaatgatgatgaatataacagtcataatcacagtgtctctaatgatgatgaatataacagtcataatcacagtgtctctaatcatgatgaatataacagtcataatcacagtgtctctaatcacgatgaatataacagtcataatcacagtgtctctaatcatgatgaatataacagtcataatcacagtgtctctaatgatgatgaatataacagtcataatcacagtgtctctaatgatgatgaatataacagtcataatcacagtgtctctaatgatgatgaatataacagtcataatcacagtgtctctaatcacgatgaatataacagtcataatcacagtgtctctaatcacgatgaatataacagtcataatcacagtgtctctaatcatgatgaatataacagtcataatcatagtgtctctaatcatgatgaatataacagtcataatcatagtgtctctaatgatgatgaatataacagtcataatcatagtgtctctaatgatgatgaatataacagtcataatcacagtgtctctaatcatgatgaatataacagtcataatcacagtgtctctaatcatgatgaatataacagtcataatcatagtgtctctaatgatgatgaatataacagtcataatcatagtgtctctaatcatgatgaatataacagtcataatcatagtgtctctaatcatgatgaatataacagtcataatcatagtgtctctaatgatgatgaatataacagtcataatcatagtgtctctaatcatgatgaatataacagtcataatcatagtgtctctaatgatgatgaatataacagtcataatcatagtgtctctaatcatgatgaatataacagtcataatcatagtgtctctaatgatgatgaatataacagtcataatcatagtgtctctaatcatgatgaatataacagtcataatcatagtgtctctaatcatgatgaatataacagtcataatcatagtgtctctaatgatgatgaatataacagtcataatcatagtgtctctaatgatgatgaatataacagtcataatcatagtgtctctaatgatgatgaatataacagtcataatcacagtgtctctaatgatgatgaatataacagtcaatcacagtgtctctaatcatgatgaatataacagtcataatcaca encodes the following:
- the si:ch211-81a5.8 gene encoding uncharacterized protein si:ch211-81a5.8, encoding MEAMVKKSLASCISGVKDGAGKKGKAVRRKSAPCCYSHITYDSSWIRAYQAELQRERKLRQGVLAQKKAERTVLQTHRNPHLYTKTPQDRKHVKTKASAKKDDSLFGAFQSLSLNIDNVRAFKPTAASAEQCKVM